One region of Acidobacteriota bacterium genomic DNA includes:
- a CDS encoding tetratricopeptide repeat protein: MNSGLFQLLRPCALGCLLAAGAWAGPEARAAQPINLDTALAEEALAQAGADGAPADGAPADGAPADLALSYYHYVLAQWYDNNGDPRRALDAMKQALGHNPQSSAVHLETALLLGKTGNLGEAIAYAEKAVRLDPENPEPRWLLANIYLRPSERSPAGREWLLKAAAELEALKLLTPGDERVHYLLGSLYFQLNEPEKAIAAYEQYQRLPGIGGLGYRAIAKHYEETGEPEKALEYLNRALEAEPESPEALMQLGSLYSRIGENRKAAEAFQALLELTGHNPEVTRSLAESLFNDGDYAETIRLLEDLGEKTPLDRESRLLLGRARLESGARADAIPTFRALLDAVPGDTEARFYLGRALAETGSYEEAVRHFSDLVRASEGNEQESANRTLFRQNLAALYIELGEHDKAIELYRKMAGEDPRARIQLLNAYRTARRFDEALQLGRRLLDEDPDNVQAGILHALTLGEAGKSAEAVEALNRMLESHPENLDIVVNLSQLHLQSRRFDEAERVLVRAESRNPEADERLKFQRAAVYERGKDYDRAESLFKELLDRNPENAMVLNYLGYMLADRGVRLEEAVGYVRKALAIEPNNGAYLDSLGWAFFKLDDLEQAEKYLLEAKRMVQNDPTIDEHLGDLYHRTGDLDKARDFYRSSVRIGTDPEEVEKVRRKLEKLERTRSRGKSGR; the protein is encoded by the coding sequence ATGAATTCCGGGCTCTTTCAACTTTTACGCCCCTGCGCCCTGGGGTGTCTCCTGGCCGCGGGCGCCTGGGCCGGGCCGGAGGCCCGGGCCGCGCAGCCGATCAACCTGGACACCGCCCTGGCCGAGGAAGCCCTCGCCCAGGCGGGGGCGGACGGGGCCCCCGCGGACGGGGCCCCCGCGGACGGGGCCCCCGCGGACCTGGCGCTGAGCTACTACCACTATGTCCTGGCGCAGTGGTACGACAACAACGGGGACCCGCGCCGGGCGCTGGACGCCATGAAACAGGCGCTCGGGCACAACCCGCAAAGCAGCGCCGTTCACCTGGAAACCGCCCTGCTCCTGGGGAAAACGGGCAACCTCGGGGAGGCGATCGCCTACGCCGAAAAGGCGGTGCGCCTCGACCCCGAAAACCCCGAGCCCCGCTGGCTGCTGGCCAATATCTACCTGAGGCCATCGGAGCGGTCGCCCGCCGGCCGGGAGTGGCTCCTCAAGGCGGCGGCGGAGCTGGAAGCGCTGAAACTGCTGACGCCCGGGGACGAGCGGGTCCACTACCTGCTGGGGTCTCTCTACTTCCAGCTCAACGAGCCGGAAAAGGCTATCGCGGCCTACGAACAGTACCAGCGCCTCCCCGGGATCGGCGGCCTCGGCTACCGCGCCATCGCCAAGCATTACGAAGAGACCGGGGAGCCCGAAAAGGCACTCGAGTACCTGAACCGGGCCCTCGAGGCCGAGCCGGAATCCCCCGAGGCCCTCATGCAGCTCGGGAGCCTCTACTCCCGGATCGGCGAAAACCGGAAGGCGGCCGAAGCCTTCCAGGCGCTGCTGGAGCTCACCGGCCACAACCCGGAGGTGACCCGCAGCCTGGCCGAATCCCTCTTCAACGACGGGGATTACGCGGAGACGATCCGCCTCCTCGAGGACCTCGGGGAGAAGACGCCGCTCGACCGCGAATCCCGCCTCCTCCTCGGGCGCGCCCGGCTGGAATCGGGCGCCCGTGCCGACGCCATCCCGACCTTCAGGGCCCTCCTCGACGCGGTCCCCGGGGATACGGAAGCGCGCTTCTACCTCGGTCGCGCCCTGGCCGAGACCGGCAGCTACGAGGAAGCCGTGCGGCATTTTTCCGACCTGGTCCGCGCTTCGGAGGGGAACGAACAGGAATCGGCCAACCGCACCCTCTTCCGGCAGAACCTGGCCGCCCTCTACATCGAGCTCGGGGAGCACGACAAGGCGATCGAGCTCTACCGTAAAATGGCCGGGGAGGACCCGAGGGCACGGATCCAGCTCCTGAACGCCTACCGCACGGCCCGGCGCTTCGACGAGGCGCTCCAGCTCGGGCGGCGGCTCCTCGACGAGGACCCGGACAACGTGCAGGCCGGGATCCTCCACGCGCTCACCCTCGGGGAGGCGGGGAAATCGGCCGAAGCGGTGGAGGCCCTCAACCGGATGCTCGAGTCCCACCCCGAAAACCTCGACATCGTCGTCAACCTGAGCCAGCTCCACCTCCAGTCCCGGCGCTTCGACGAGGCCGAGCGGGTCCTGGTGCGGGCCGAAAGCCGGAACCCGGAGGCCGACGAACGGCTCAAGTTCCAGCGGGCGGCGGTGTACGAGCGGGGCAAGGATTACGATCGCGCGGAATCCCTCTTCAAGGAGCTCCTCGACCGGAACCCCGAGAACGCGATGGTCCTGAACTACCTGGGCTACATGCTGGCCGACCGGGGCGTCCGGCTCGAGGAGGCGGTCGGGTACGTCCGGAAGGCCCTGGCCATCGAGCCCAACAACGGCGCCTACCTCGATTCGCTCGGCTGGGCGTTCTTCAAGCTCGACGACCTCGAGCAGGCCGAGAAATACCTCCTGGAGGCGAAGCGGATGGTGCAGAACGACCCCACCATCGACGAGCACCTGGGGGACCTCTACCACAGGACCGGCGACCTGGACAAGGCGCGCGACTTCTACCGGAGCTCCGTCCGGATCGGGACCGATCCCGAGGAGGTCGAAAAGGTGCGCCGGAAGCTCGAGAAGCTCGAACGGACCCGGAGCCGGGGGAAGTCCGGACGGTGA
- the ispE gene encoding 4-(cytidine 5'-diphospho)-2-C-methyl-D-erythritol kinase, with amino-acid sequence MTPAPLEIRSFAKINPALAVLGRRADGYHDIETVFQTIDLADRLEFRESDRIGLRAENLPGVAEEENLAWKAAAAFAARFAPGRGVALTLRKSIPTGAGLGGGSGNAAAVLLGLRRFWGVDAPDAALEEIAGALGSDVPFFLRGGTALGTGRGEILTPLPSPACAHLVVVHPGVHVPTGDAYRSLNLGLTSARRDHRIHRFCSRVKEGEPLPAEIFNDFETSILSAYPPIREAKEFLEARGAAAVLLSGSGSSVFGFFPSEESTLAATRETVRRPWRVFPARTLSRAEYFQSMFG; translated from the coding sequence GTGACGCCCGCGCCGCTCGAGATCCGTTCCTTCGCCAAGATCAACCCCGCCCTGGCCGTCCTGGGGCGGCGGGCGGACGGCTACCACGACATCGAGACCGTTTTCCAGACGATCGACCTCGCCGACCGCCTCGAGTTCCGGGAAAGCGACCGGATCGGGCTCCGGGCCGAAAACCTCCCCGGGGTGGCGGAGGAGGAGAACCTCGCCTGGAAGGCGGCCGCGGCCTTCGCGGCCCGCTTCGCCCCCGGGCGCGGGGTCGCCCTGACGCTCCGCAAGTCGATCCCGACCGGGGCCGGGCTGGGAGGGGGGAGCGGCAACGCGGCCGCCGTGCTCCTGGGCCTGCGCCGCTTCTGGGGGGTGGACGCCCCCGACGCCGCGCTCGAGGAGATCGCCGGCGCCCTGGGTTCCGACGTCCCCTTCTTCCTCCGCGGCGGGACCGCCCTGGGGACCGGCCGCGGCGAAATCCTCACCCCCCTCCCCTCCCCCGCGTGCGCGCACCTGGTGGTCGTCCACCCCGGGGTCCACGTCCCCACCGGCGACGCCTATCGCTCCCTGAATTTGGGGTTGACTTCCGCACGCCGCGACCATAGAATTCATCGTTTCTGCAGTCGGGTGAAAGAGGGAGAACCCCTCCCGGCTGAGATCTTTAATGATTTTGAGACTTCGATCCTGTCCGCCTATCCCCCCATCCGGGAAGCCAAAGAGTTTCTGGAGGCCCGGGGAGCGGCGGCGGTGCTGCTCTCGGGCAGCGGATCATCCGTCTTCGGATTCTTCCCAAGTGAGGAATCAACACTCGCCGCTACGCG